One genomic window of Ruminococcus gauvreauii includes the following:
- a CDS encoding spore coat associated protein CotJA encodes MAFVASQKFKTTFEPCKGLKMGTIFPELCKPFCGKRGGCR; translated from the coding sequence ATGGCTTTTGTGGCCAGTCAGAAATTCAAAACTACTTTCGAGCCCTGTAAAGGACTTAAAATGGGAACAATCTTCCCCGAACTGTGCAAACCGTTCTGCGGAAAGCGAGGTGGATGCCGATGA
- a CDS encoding DUF3810 domain-containing protein, with product MDKREKQKRTKTTRRVITACILLSVSVGIQILTSAIPGIAEWYAEHVYQILVSVFGRFFGFFPFSVTEICLYLLLLILVVSLVHIIVRMIRKDNRKCTVIRYLSRLLLVGSVLMFLYTVNCGVNYKRDSFSEKAGIFACGGTVEELEEVCIRLTEEVNACSALVTRNAAGEMALQPGEGADAVSAMQKLSEKYPMLEGYYPQPKRLLVSELLSYQGLTGVYSPFTLEANYNSDMPDYNIPFTACHELSHLRGFMQEDEANFIAFLACSSSESIDFQYSGYLMGWIYSMNELSSADAVRWRAVRSRLEPEAEEDLSANSTFWNAYDGRTAKLSNQINDLYLKANGQADGVQSYNRMVDLIIAHYRDTQDG from the coding sequence ATGGACAAAAGAGAGAAACAGAAACGAACTAAAACAACGAGAAGAGTAATCACTGCATGCATCCTTCTGTCGGTAAGCGTAGGAATACAGATTCTGACGTCTGCAATCCCAGGAATTGCCGAGTGGTATGCCGAACACGTTTATCAGATTCTGGTTTCCGTGTTTGGGAGATTTTTTGGATTCTTTCCGTTTTCCGTGACAGAAATCTGCCTGTATCTGCTGCTGCTGATCCTTGTGGTATCTCTGGTACATATAATAGTAAGAATGATCCGTAAAGATAACAGAAAGTGTACGGTGATCAGGTATCTATCACGCCTGCTGCTCGTGGGCTCCGTTCTGATGTTCCTGTACACGGTAAACTGCGGTGTGAATTACAAAAGGGATTCATTTTCCGAAAAAGCTGGGATCTTTGCCTGTGGAGGTACGGTGGAAGAACTGGAAGAAGTATGTATCAGGCTGACGGAGGAAGTCAACGCATGCAGCGCGCTGGTCACAAGAAATGCTGCGGGGGAGATGGCACTGCAGCCGGGAGAAGGTGCCGATGCAGTGAGTGCCATGCAAAAGCTGAGTGAAAAATATCCGATGCTGGAAGGATACTATCCGCAGCCCAAAAGACTTCTGGTCTCAGAACTCCTCTCTTATCAGGGCCTGACAGGGGTCTATTCCCCGTTTACACTTGAGGCGAATTATAATAGTGATATGCCGGATTATAATATTCCGTTTACTGCCTGTCACGAATTATCTCATTTGCGGGGGTTTATGCAGGAGGACGAGGCAAATTTTATTGCTTTTCTGGCGTGCAGTTCTTCAGAAAGTATAGATTTTCAATATAGTGGATACCTTATGGGATGGATATACAGTATGAATGAACTCAGCAGCGCCGATGCCGTGCGTTGGAGAGCGGTCCGGAGCAGGCTCGAGCCGGAGGCTGAGGAGGACCTGAGTGCTAACAGTACCTTTTGGAATGCTTATGACGGCAGAACAGCGAAACTGTCGAATCAGATCAATGATCTTTATCTGAAGGCGAACGGACAGGCTGACGGCGTTCAAAGCTATAACCGGATGGTAGATTTGATCATCGCGCATTACCGGGATACACAAGACGGCTGA
- a CDS encoding MBL fold metallo-hydrolase, whose product MSKTELIMLGTGNAMVTRCYNTCFVLRNQEDCLLVDAGGGNGILAQMEKAGIPFENLHAMFVSHGHTDHVLGVIWVVRKISAMMKSGTYEGDFVIYCHTELADMIRSFCMQLLPGKFTKMFDKRIWITKVEEGQKEQAAGFKLRFFDIDSTKKKQFGFTAILPDGKKLVCLGDEPFNERNRSYAENGEWMLSEAFCLDEEKDTFKPYEKHHSTALDAGRTAQELGIQNLILYHTEDSDLKHRKDRYTKEAGRFFKNRIYVPDDLERILLC is encoded by the coding sequence TTGAGTAAGACAGAATTGATTATGCTTGGAACTGGAAACGCAATGGTGACCAGATGTTATAATACATGCTTTGTGCTCAGGAATCAGGAGGACTGCCTGCTTGTGGATGCAGGCGGAGGAAACGGTATTCTGGCGCAGATGGAGAAAGCCGGAATACCGTTTGAAAACTTACATGCGATGTTTGTCTCCCATGGACATACAGACCATGTGCTCGGTGTGATATGGGTCGTACGCAAAATTTCGGCGATGATGAAAAGCGGTACATATGAAGGAGACTTCGTGATATACTGTCACACGGAACTGGCAGATATGATCCGCAGTTTCTGTATGCAGCTGCTTCCCGGAAAGTTTACAAAAATGTTCGACAAACGCATATGGATCACGAAGGTAGAAGAGGGACAGAAGGAACAGGCAGCAGGTTTCAAACTGCGTTTTTTTGATATTGACTCCACCAAGAAAAAACAGTTTGGCTTCACCGCTATACTTCCGGATGGGAAAAAACTGGTCTGTCTGGGAGATGAACCGTTTAATGAACGCAACCGTTCCTATGCGGAGAACGGAGAGTGGATGCTCAGCGAGGCATTTTGCCTCGATGAGGAAAAAGATACGTTTAAGCCGTATGAAAAACATCACAGCACGGCTCTTGATGCGGGAAGAACGGCACAGGAACTGGGAATACAGAATCTGATTCTGTACCATACGGAGGACAGTGACCTCAAACACCGAAAAGACCGGTACACAAAAGAAGCAGGCAGATTTTTTAAGAACAGGATATATGTACCGGATGACCTGGAAAGGATTTTGCTGTGCTGA
- the pflA gene encoding pyruvate formate-lyase-activating protein yields METAGYIHSFQSMGAVDGPGLRYVIFLQGCPLRCAYCHNPDTWEFGRGTPYSPGEVLMKIQRYRPYLKNGGVTVTGGEPLSQPEFTAELFRLLKEEGFHTALDTSGIGSLEMAGEVLSHTDLVLADVKFLSSADYQTYCRGNFENVIQFLNLTRRMQIPMWVRRVVVPGLNDEPKDIEDLISFLTDYDNVEKVELLPFRKLCLEKYERLDIPFPLVNTPEMAADSLSELQSLLPSRYL; encoded by the coding sequence ATGGAAACCGCGGGTTACATCCATTCCTTTCAATCCATGGGGGCTGTCGACGGACCCGGACTTCGCTATGTTATCTTTCTGCAGGGCTGTCCGCTGCGCTGCGCGTACTGCCACAATCCGGACACATGGGAATTTGGCCGGGGCACTCCTTACAGTCCAGGAGAAGTCCTGATGAAAATCCAGCGCTACCGGCCGTACCTTAAAAATGGCGGGGTAACCGTCACAGGCGGTGAACCGCTGTCACAGCCGGAATTTACTGCTGAACTCTTCCGCCTGTTAAAGGAGGAGGGCTTTCACACGGCACTTGATACGAGCGGAATAGGCAGCCTGGAAATGGCCGGGGAAGTACTTTCTCATACAGACCTGGTACTGGCGGATGTAAAGTTTCTGTCAAGTGCGGATTATCAGACGTACTGCCGGGGAAATTTTGAAAACGTCATACAATTCCTGAATCTGACACGCCGTATGCAGATCCCCATGTGGGTCCGCCGCGTGGTCGTCCCTGGACTCAATGACGAACCGAAAGATATCGAAGATTTAATCAGCTTTCTAACAGATTATGATAATGTTGAAAAAGTGGAACTGCTCCCGTTTCGAAAGCTCTGTCTGGAGAAATATGAGCGCCTTGACATCCCATTTCCGCTTGTCAACACTCCGGAAATGGCAGCGGACAGCCTGAGCGAACTGCAGTCCCTCCTGCCATCCCGATACTTATAA
- a CDS encoding recombinase family protein, which produces MKTGAAYIRVSTEEQIEFSPDSQIKRIRDYAASHEILLPEKFIFMDEGISGRCAEKRPAFMRMIGTAKMKPKPFDVILLWKFSRFARSRQDSILYKSMLRKECGIDVVSITEQLSDDPTSILIEALLEAMDEYYSINLAQEVRRGMNEKFSRGGVVSAPPFGYRMGEEYFEIDDEKAKVVRMIYQDFLQGMPYRQIVSKLNGMGIRTNRGNLFESRTVEYILTNPVYTGKLRRSAEGVRRNDRYYQGKQVRTVDAGHKPIVTEESFEKVQRRVADLKKGRRGGTHDTPEDYMLHGLVYCSTCGAALTQAVRGKALQCQKYACGKCSQSHYITLDKLNQAVLDRLETDLGEEELWIRIEQTEKDVTEEISRSLLDAEYKRLERVNTAYESGADSLEEYRRKKSEILKRVDTLRLELKRAGHPEGQAKPTGHIKKQLKEIIPGLRSSDLGEADKNELLSSIVSRIVFNRADDTIQIYYMI; this is translated from the coding sequence ATGAAGACAGGCGCGGCTTATATCCGTGTGTCGACGGAGGAGCAGATCGAATTTTCGCCGGACAGCCAGATAAAGAGAATCCGGGATTACGCTGCCAGCCATGAAATACTGCTTCCGGAAAAGTTTATTTTTATGGATGAAGGGATCAGCGGGAGATGTGCGGAGAAACGTCCGGCATTTATGAGGATGATCGGGACGGCCAAAATGAAGCCAAAGCCGTTTGACGTGATACTGCTCTGGAAATTTTCCCGGTTTGCCCGCAGCAGGCAGGACAGCATTCTGTATAAATCCATGCTCCGTAAGGAATGCGGGATTGATGTGGTATCCATCACGGAGCAGCTGTCGGATGACCCGACTTCCATCCTGATCGAGGCGCTGCTGGAGGCGATGGATGAATACTACTCGATCAATCTGGCGCAGGAAGTCAGAAGGGGAATGAATGAGAAGTTTTCCAGGGGCGGTGTCGTATCCGCGCCGCCGTTCGGTTACCGGATGGGAGAGGAATATTTTGAAATCGATGACGAGAAGGCGAAGGTTGTCCGTATGATCTATCAGGATTTTCTTCAGGGAATGCCATACCGCCAGATTGTCTCGAAGTTAAACGGCATGGGAATCCGTACGAACCGCGGAAATCTTTTTGAGAGCAGGACGGTGGAGTACATCCTTACCAATCCGGTTTACACGGGAAAACTTCGACGCAGTGCCGAAGGTGTCAGGCGAAATGACCGGTATTATCAGGGAAAACAGGTCAGGACTGTGGATGCCGGCCATAAACCGATCGTGACTGAGGAGTCGTTTGAGAAGGTGCAGAGGAGGGTTGCCGATTTAAAGAAAGGGCGGCGCGGGGGTACACACGATACACCGGAAGATTATATGCTGCACGGTCTGGTGTACTGCAGTACCTGCGGGGCTGCGCTGACACAGGCCGTGCGGGGAAAGGCGCTTCAGTGTCAGAAATACGCATGCGGAAAGTGCAGCCAGAGCCATTACATCACGCTGGATAAATTAAATCAGGCGGTTCTTGACAGACTGGAGACAGACCTGGGAGAAGAAGAACTGTGGATCAGGATTGAACAGACAGAAAAAGACGTTACCGAAGAGATCTCGCGGTCTCTGCTGGATGCGGAGTATAAGCGTCTGGAACGTGTAAACACAGCATATGAATCCGGTGCGGACAGCCTGGAAGAGTACCGGAGGAAGAAATCGGAGATTCTGAAAAGAGTGGATACACTGAGACTGGAGCTGAAGAGGGCAGGCCATCCGGAGGGGCAGGCCAAACCCACCGGACATATCAAAAAGCAGTTGAAAGAGATTATTCCGGGACTGAGATCCTCAGATCTCGGCGAAGCGGATAAGAATGAGCTGCTCAGCTCGATTGTTTCCAGAATTGTATTTAACAGGGCAGATGATACGATTCAGATTTATTACATGATATAA
- a CDS encoding spore coat protein CotJB: MNAKTPSRTQLMQWINETSFAVDDLLLYLDSHPDDEQALDCYREYVRMRKDAVNEYARCYAPLTIDTADEQKDCSWQWVSQPWPWEKKGGCR; encoded by the coding sequence ATGAATGCAAAGACACCTTCACGTACTCAGCTGATGCAGTGGATCAACGAAACGAGCTTTGCCGTCGACGATCTTCTTCTGTATCTGGATAGTCATCCCGACGATGAGCAGGCACTCGACTGTTACCGTGAATACGTTCGCATGCGCAAAGATGCCGTGAACGAATATGCCAGATGTTACGCGCCATTGACCATCGATACCGCGGACGAACAGAAGGATTGCTCCTGGCAGTGGGTATCACAGCCATGGCCGTGGGAAAAGAAAGGAGGCTGCCGCTGA
- a CDS encoding NCS2 family permease: protein MLEKIFKLKENHTDVKTEIIAGITTFMTMAYILAVHPNMLAEAGMDKGAVFTATAIAAVIGTLCMAAFANYPFVLAPGMGLNAYFVYTVVQQMGYPWQAALAAVFIEGIIFILLTCINVREAIFNAIPTSMRHAISVGIGLFIAFVGLQNANIVIGGSTLLSLFSMKNYQGLHGGMGSFRDVGICVLLAVIGVLITGVLVAKRIKGNILWGILITWGLGIICQLTGLYVPNPELKLYTLIPDFSAGLAVPSIAPVFGKLNFTAIPLADLAIIVFVLLFMDLFDTLGTLIGVSAKANMLDKNGKLPKIKGALMADAVATTAGAVLGTSTVTTFMESTSGISEGGRTGLTAVVAAILFGAALLVSPVFLAIPSFATAPALIMVGFYMMSNVGLIDFHDPGEGIPAFIGIGAMSFFYSISEGIVMAVISYVVINVLSGKAREKKISVTMYILAGLFVLRYFLI from the coding sequence ATGCTGGAAAAAATATTTAAGCTTAAAGAGAACCATACCGACGTAAAGACTGAGATCATTGCCGGAATCACCACATTCATGACGATGGCATATATACTGGCGGTGCATCCGAACATGCTTGCCGAAGCAGGGATGGACAAGGGGGCGGTCTTTACGGCGACGGCTATTGCGGCGGTGATCGGTACGCTGTGCATGGCGGCATTTGCAAATTATCCGTTTGTGCTGGCACCCGGAATGGGACTGAATGCCTACTTTGTCTATACGGTTGTGCAGCAGATGGGATATCCGTGGCAGGCAGCACTGGCGGCGGTGTTTATCGAAGGTATTATCTTCATCCTGCTCACATGCATTAACGTGCGGGAGGCGATTTTTAATGCCATACCGACCAGTATGAGGCATGCGATCAGTGTGGGGATCGGCCTGTTTATCGCATTCGTGGGACTTCAGAATGCCAATATTGTGATCGGTGGAAGTACGCTGCTCTCGCTTTTTTCAATGAAAAATTATCAGGGGCTGCATGGAGGAATGGGGTCATTCCGGGATGTGGGCATCTGTGTGCTGCTTGCCGTGATCGGAGTGCTGATCACAGGGGTGCTTGTAGCAAAAAGGATTAAGGGAAATATCCTGTGGGGGATCCTGATCACGTGGGGATTGGGGATTATCTGCCAGCTGACCGGGCTTTACGTTCCGAATCCGGAACTGAAACTGTATACTCTGATACCGGATTTCAGTGCCGGATTAGCCGTCCCAAGCATAGCACCGGTTTTTGGAAAGCTGAATTTCACCGCCATCCCGCTGGCAGATCTGGCAATCATCGTATTCGTGTTGCTGTTCATGGATCTGTTTGATACGCTGGGGACGCTGATCGGTGTTTCGGCAAAAGCGAATATGCTTGATAAGAACGGGAAACTTCCTAAGATAAAGGGGGCACTTATGGCTGACGCTGTGGCAACGACTGCCGGAGCAGTGCTCGGGACATCGACAGTCACGACATTTATGGAGAGTACCTCCGGTATTTCAGAGGGAGGAAGGACGGGACTGACCGCAGTTGTGGCTGCCATCCTGTTCGGCGCGGCGCTGCTGGTCTCACCGGTCTTTCTGGCAATTCCGTCATTTGCGACGGCTCCGGCGCTTATTATGGTTGGATTCTATATGATGAGCAATGTCGGCCTGATCGATTTCCACGATCCAGGCGAAGGGATTCCGGCTTTTATCGGGATTGGCGCCATGTCGTTTTTCTACAGTATTTCGGAAGGAATTGTCATGGCAGTGATCTCCTATGTGGTGATCAATGTGTTATCCGGAAAGGCGAGAGAAAAGAAGATCAGTGTGACCATGTATATTCTGGCCGGACTGTTTGTCCTTCGATATTTCCTGATATAA
- the pflB gene encoding formate C-acetyltransferase, translating to MFTQWNSFKPGKWQESIDVRDFIQKNYTPYEGDDSFLTPATERTEKLLHKFENLLSLEREFGGVLDIDTQTVTSLLNYKPGYLDKDNELIVGLQTDRPLKRGVNPFGGLRMTRDACKAYGYELSQKVEDEFQYRTTHNDGVFRVYNKETKAARHCGLITGLPDAYGRGRIIGDYRRVALYGIDRLIEEKQKDKDALSLELMDVDHIRQLEELYQQINFLGKLRDMAALYGFDITKPAGTAQEAVQWLYFGYLGSIKEQNGAAMSLGRVSTFLDIYFERDMAAGALTEAQAQELMDDFVMKLRMARHLRTPDYNELFGGDPMWITEALGGTGEDGRTLVTRNTFRMMHTLYNLKPSAEPNLTVLWSKDLPEAFKKFCAKVSCDTDALQYENDDLMRPQFGDDYAIACCVSAMRIGKEMQFFGARANLAKMLMMALNGGKDEKQNMQLGPVHEPYQGEYLEYDKVLELLDLYRPWVAKMYANTMNVIHYMHDKYAYEKTQMALHDTQVHRYMSFGVAGMSVLADSLSAVKHARVKCIRDEKTGLITDFEIEGEYPAFGNDDDRVDSIACEQMELFYHELTKTPLYRGAEHTLSILTITSNVVYGKKTGSTPDGRKSGEPFAPGANPMHGREKNGALAALNSVAKLSYRYCKDGISNTFSIVPQALGKSEDERYDNLVSILDGYFGQMAHHLNVNVMNRETLIDAYHNPEKYPNLTIRVSGYAVNFYKLSREQQREVISRTFHEAM from the coding sequence ATGTTTACACAATGGAACAGTTTTAAACCGGGTAAATGGCAGGAAAGCATCGACGTGCGTGATTTCATCCAGAAAAATTACACACCGTATGAAGGCGACGATTCTTTCCTTACTCCCGCCACGGAGCGAACAGAAAAATTGCTGCATAAGTTCGAAAATCTGCTCTCTCTGGAACGGGAATTCGGAGGTGTTCTGGATATCGACACACAGACTGTCACTTCTCTTCTGAACTATAAGCCCGGCTATCTGGACAAAGATAATGAACTGATCGTAGGTCTCCAGACTGACCGTCCTTTAAAACGCGGCGTAAATCCGTTCGGAGGACTTCGCATGACGCGTGATGCCTGCAAAGCCTATGGATATGAACTGTCCCAGAAGGTCGAAGATGAATTTCAGTACCGTACCACCCACAACGACGGCGTTTTCCGTGTATACAACAAAGAGACGAAAGCCGCACGCCACTGCGGACTGATCACCGGCCTCCCTGATGCCTACGGACGCGGCCGTATCATCGGCGACTACCGCCGCGTTGCTCTGTATGGTATCGACCGTCTGATCGAAGAGAAACAGAAGGATAAAGACGCTCTGAGCCTGGAACTGATGGATGTTGATCATATCCGTCAGCTGGAAGAGCTGTACCAGCAGATAAACTTTCTCGGCAAGCTGCGTGACATGGCTGCACTCTACGGCTTTGACATCACGAAGCCGGCGGGAACTGCACAGGAAGCTGTCCAGTGGCTGTATTTCGGATACCTGGGATCGATCAAGGAACAAAACGGCGCTGCGATGAGCCTCGGACGCGTCTCCACCTTCCTGGATATCTATTTCGAGCGCGATATGGCTGCCGGAGCCCTGACAGAGGCACAGGCACAGGAGCTGATGGATGATTTTGTTATGAAACTGCGTATGGCGCGCCATCTTCGTACACCGGATTACAATGAACTGTTCGGCGGCGATCCCATGTGGATTACCGAGGCTCTCGGGGGTACCGGTGAAGACGGCCGTACTCTCGTAACCAGAAATACATTCCGCATGATGCATACCCTGTACAACCTGAAACCGTCTGCAGAACCAAACCTGACTGTTCTGTGGTCCAAAGACCTGCCCGAAGCATTCAAGAAATTCTGTGCTAAGGTTTCCTGTGACACAGACGCGCTCCAGTATGAGAATGATGACCTGATGCGTCCGCAGTTCGGCGATGACTATGCGATCGCATGCTGTGTCTCCGCCATGCGCATCGGCAAGGAAATGCAGTTCTTCGGCGCCCGCGCCAACCTGGCAAAAATGCTGATGATGGCACTCAACGGCGGGAAAGACGAGAAACAGAATATGCAGCTCGGTCCGGTGCATGAGCCGTATCAGGGGGAATACCTGGAATATGACAAGGTACTGGAACTGCTTGATCTCTACCGTCCATGGGTTGCCAAAATGTATGCCAACACCATGAACGTGATCCACTATATGCATGACAAATATGCCTATGAAAAGACTCAGATGGCACTGCACGACACCCAGGTACACCGCTATATGTCCTTCGGAGTCGCAGGCATGAGCGTTCTGGCTGACTCACTGTCTGCCGTCAAACACGCAAGGGTAAAATGTATCCGTGATGAAAAAACCGGACTGATCACTGATTTTGAGATTGAGGGTGAATATCCGGCTTTCGGAAATGATGATGACCGTGTAGACAGCATCGCATGCGAACAGATGGAACTGTTCTATCATGAACTGACGAAGACACCACTGTACCGGGGCGCAGAGCATACCCTGTCCATCCTGACAATCACCTCAAATGTCGTATACGGAAAGAAGACAGGTTCTACTCCGGACGGACGGAAGAGCGGCGAACCATTTGCTCCGGGAGCAAACCCAATGCACGGCCGTGAAAAGAACGGCGCACTCGCAGCACTCAATTCCGTTGCAAAGCTTTCCTACCGCTACTGTAAAGACGGAATCTCCAATACATTTTCCATTGTTCCGCAGGCACTTGGAAAATCCGAAGACGAGCGGTATGACAACCTGGTCTCCATCCTCGACGGCTACTTCGGTCAGATGGCCCATCATCTGAACGTCAACGTCATGAACCGGGAAACACTGATTGATGCCTACCATAATCCGGAAAAATACCCGAATCTGACGATCCGTGTCTCCGGTTATGCAGTAAACTTCTATAAACTCAGCCGTGAACAGCAAAGAGAGGTTATTTCACGGACCTTCCATGAGGCGATGTAA
- a CDS encoding glycerophosphodiester phosphodiesterase, which yields MRTFLKDVYRIWKLNGISLFLFELIYRVATSAVIIRLTDWFISISLKQQKYSYLTAENFVKFICHPLTLILLAVILLCMAFAVLLEISAVFWCIQCSMLNEKTYVPGIIKNGITNSFLFIRHHPVFWSIYMLGTMPFLGLHFIIWEIANVKILEFTAIQIYKVFPVTWLLVLLCVIIVAGSVIITFSLPYCITENRRIRLGIKLAAVRLKRHFGKSVAGVVLMQILVLAVTAAAYLMAVALIVGIIIIFMKPSFRISGVLTYGNGAKSIIGLCAGSAGIIFGLLAVGGIYFPRRGKQYLKRISQKNRGKYRVFRRRSMAYLATSFLIAAEAGGILYVNLARGNVNNMVLSSFSVTAHRGGALMAPENTMSAMEYAVASMSDYAEIDVQETKDDILVLLHDNNLKRTTGLNANVWDMAYQEVAQLDAGVKFNKRFLGEKVPTLDEIIKYSRGKIRLNIEVKSNGHNKNIVSKVIKCIEDNDFEDQCILTSMNYGFLKQAKELNPDIKTGYIMTMTYGSIRDIECADLFSVKHTYVTRWFVKEAHACGKEVHAWTVNYPGDVQRMITYGADGVITDDPALVHRIYLGEEDKKTGFWGLMKYAVK from the coding sequence ATGAGAACGTTCTTAAAAGATGTATACCGGATATGGAAATTAAATGGAATCAGCCTGTTTCTGTTTGAACTTATCTATCGGGTTGCGACGAGTGCTGTCATCATTCGCCTGACGGACTGGTTTATCAGCATCTCTTTAAAACAGCAGAAATACAGTTATCTGACGGCAGAAAACTTCGTAAAATTTATCTGCCATCCATTGACGCTGATTCTTCTGGCGGTGATACTGCTCTGCATGGCTTTTGCGGTGCTGCTGGAGATATCGGCGGTATTCTGGTGCATACAGTGTTCCATGCTTAATGAAAAAACGTACGTGCCGGGAATCATTAAAAACGGAATCACAAACAGCTTCCTGTTTATCCGGCACCATCCGGTTTTCTGGAGCATCTACATGCTTGGAACGATGCCGTTTCTGGGGCTGCATTTTATTATCTGGGAGATCGCCAACGTAAAGATTCTGGAGTTTACAGCGATCCAGATTTATAAGGTTTTCCCGGTAACATGGCTGCTGGTGCTGCTGTGTGTGATCATCGTGGCAGGATCCGTCATTATCACATTTTCATTACCATATTGTATAACGGAAAACCGCAGGATACGCCTGGGAATCAAGTTGGCCGCTGTCCGGCTGAAGCGTCACTTTGGCAAAAGTGTTGCGGGTGTTGTGCTGATGCAGATACTCGTGCTTGCCGTGACGGCAGCGGCTTATCTGATGGCCGTTGCGCTGATCGTCGGTATCATCATCATCTTTATGAAACCGTCGTTCAGAATCAGCGGTGTGCTGACATACGGCAACGGCGCAAAGAGCATAATCGGTTTATGTGCCGGGTCGGCAGGCATAATTTTCGGGCTTCTGGCGGTGGGAGGGATATATTTTCCGCGGCGGGGAAAACAGTATTTGAAACGGATTTCACAGAAAAACAGAGGGAAGTACCGTGTGTTTCGCCGCAGGTCGATGGCATATCTCGCCACGTCATTCCTGATCGCTGCGGAGGCCGGGGGAATTCTGTATGTGAATCTGGCGCGCGGAAATGTCAATAACATGGTGCTCAGCTCCTTCAGCGTGACCGCACACCGGGGCGGTGCTCTTATGGCGCCTGAAAATACGATGAGTGCCATGGAATATGCGGTTGCATCGATGTCCGATTATGCAGAGATCGATGTCCAGGAGACAAAGGATGATATTCTGGTGCTGCTGCATGACAACAATCTGAAAAGGACCACCGGATTGAATGCCAATGTCTGGGATATGGCATACCAGGAGGTGGCTCAGCTTGATGCGGGGGTGAAGTTCAATAAACGTTTTCTGGGTGAGAAAGTCCCGACGCTCGATGAGATCATAAAATACAGCAGGGGAAAGATCCGCCTGAATATTGAAGTGAAGAGTAACGGCCACAATAAAAATATCGTCAGTAAGGTGATCAAGTGCATCGAGGATAACGATTTTGAAGACCAGTGTATCCTCACCTCCATGAACTATGGATTCTTAAAGCAGGCAAAAGAGCTGAACCCGGACATAAAGACGGGATATATCATGACCATGACGTATGGAAGTATCAGGGATATCGAGTGTGCCGACCTTTTCAGTGTGAAGCATACGTACGTAACCCGCTGGTTTGTAAAAGAGGCCCATGCCTGCGGTAAAGAAGTACACGCATGGACGGTGAATTACCCGGGTGATGTACAGCGCATGATCACATATGGGGCCGACGGTGTGATCACGGATGACCCTGCCCTGGTTCACAGAATCTACCTGGGAGAAGAAGACAAGAAGACGGGGTTCTGGGGGCTTATGAAGTATGCTGTGAAATAA